A single Diceros bicornis minor isolate mBicDic1 chromosome 7, mDicBic1.mat.cur, whole genome shotgun sequence DNA region contains:
- the LOC131408047 gene encoding LOW QUALITY PROTEIN: olfactory receptor 51I1-like (The sequence of the model RefSeq protein was modified relative to this genomic sequence to represent the inferred CDS: inserted 1 base in 1 codon), translated as MFNSSQFTPKYFLLTGVPGLEALYSCCIFLFCFMYLVALVGNSLILTVIKKNTSLHHXMYLFLALQAFAELGVSASTLPTVMDIFLFGASEIYFEACLLQMFSIHSFSIMESGVLLAMSVDHFVAIYNPLRYTAILTLPRIAGSGAALGLKSVMLMFPLPFLLKHLPFCGHNVLSHSFCLLSDLIQLLCGDTRPNSILGLCIVTSTFGLDSLLIIISYVLILYTVLGITSGEGWQKALNTCVSHICAVLVFYVPVISMALVHRFTKHAAPALRLLLANVYLLVPPVLNPIIYIVKTKQIPQEIIQLFPQSKY; from the exons ATGTTCAACAGCAGTCAATTCAccccaaaatattttctactgACTGGTGTCCCTGGTCTAGAGGCCCTGTACTCTTGTTGTATCTTCCTGTTCTGCTTCATGTATCTTGTCGCTCTTGTGGGCAATAGTTTGATCCTCACAGTGATCAAGAAAAATACCTCTCTGCACC TGATGTACCTATTCTTAGCTTTGCAGGCCTTTGCAGAACTTGGTGTCTCTGCTTCTACACTGCCCACTGTGATGGACATCTTCCTTTTTGGTGCCAGTGAGATCTACTTTGAAGCCTGCCTTTTGCAGATGTTCTCCATACATTCATTTTCCATCATGGAGTCTGGAGTTCTGCTGGCCATGTCTGTGGACCACTTTGTGGCCATCTACAACCCACTGCGGTACACGGCCATCCTGACCCTTCCCCGTATTGCTGGTAGTGGAGCTGCACTTGGACTGAAGAGTGTGATGCTCATGTTCCCACTGCCCTTTCTCCTGAAGCATCTTCCCTTCTGTGGACACAACGTCCTCTCCCACTCCTTTTGTCTTCTCTCAGATCTAATCCAGCTGCTCTGTGGGGACACTCGTCCCAACAGTATTCTGGGGCTCTGCATTGTTACTTCTACTTTTGGGCTGGACTCGCTGCTCATCATCATCTCTTATGTGCTGATCCTCTACACAGTGCTGGGCATTACCTCTGGGGAGGGATGGCAGAAGGCCCTCAACACATGTGTATCACATATCTGTGCAGTCCTTGTGTTCTATGTGCCCGTGATTAGCATGGCTCTGGTGCACCGCTTCACGAAGCATGCTGCACCAGCTCTCCGTCTACTCCTAGCCAATGTCTATCTTCTGGTGCCTCCTGTGCTCAATCCCATCATCTACATTGTTAAGACTAAGCAGATTCCCCAGGAAATAATCCAACTCTTTCCTCAAAGTAAATATTAA
- the LOC131408049 gene encoding olfactory receptor 51Q1-like produces the protein MSEVTNTTQDTVYFILTGIPGFEASHIWISIPFCCLYTISIMGNTTILAVIRTEPSLQQPMYLGLFMLALADLGLTLTTLPTVMQLLWFNIRKISFEACFVQFFFLHGFSFMESSVLLAMSFDRYVVICRPLHYATTLTNEVLGRIGLAIICRCVLAVLPSLFLLKRLPFCHSHLLSHSYCLHQDMIRLVCADIRVNSWYGFALVLLIVVMDPLLIVLSYAMILRSVLAVASMAERLRAFNNCLSHILAVLALYVPMVGVSMTHRFAKHASPLVHVIMANIYLLAPPVMNPIIYSIKTKQIRQGLFHLLFQRKVH, from the coding sequence ATGTCTGAAGTAACTAACACCACCCAGGACACTGTCTACTTCATCCTCACGGGCATCCCTGGATTCGAGGCCAGCCACATCTGGATCTCCATCCCCTTCTGCTGTCTCTACACCATCTCCATCATGGGCAATACCACCATTCTTGCTGTCATCCGCACAGAGCCATCCCTCCAACAGCCCATGTACCTAGGTCTCTTCATGCTGGCCCTGGCTGACTTGGGTCTCACCCTCACCACCCTGCCCACAGTCATGCAGCTCCTCTGGTTCAACATTCGGAAGATCAGCTTTGAGGCCTGTTTTGTCCAGTTCTTCTTCCTCCATGGATTCTCCTTCATGGAATCTTCAGTCCTGCTGGCCATGTCCTTTGACCGCTACGTGGTCATCTGCCGCCCCCTCCATTATGCCACCACCCTCACCAATGAAGTCCTTGGCAGAATTGGGTTAGCCATCATTTGCCGCTGTGTTCTGGCTGTTCTTCCCTCCCTTTTCCTACTCAAGCGCTTGCCCTTCTGCCACTCCCACCTTCTCTCTCACTCCTACTGCCTCCACCAGGATATGATTCGCCTGGTCTGTGCTGACATCCGAGTCAACAGCTGGTATGGATTTGCTCTGGTTTTGCTCATTGTTGTGATGGACCCTCTGCTCATTGTGCTGTCCTATGCAATGATTCTGAGAAGTGTCCTGGCAGTAGCTTCCATGGCTGAGAGACTCCGAGCCTTCAATAACTGTCTGTCCCACATTCTGGCTGTTCTGGCTCTCTATGTTCCCATGGTTGGGGTATCTATGACTCATCGGTTTGCCAAGCATGCCTCTCCACTGGTCCATGTTATCATGGCCAATATCTACCTGTTGGCACCTCCTGTGATGAACCCCATCATTTACAGTATAAAGACTAAGCAGATCCGCCAGGGACTCTTCCATCTCCTTTTCCAGAGGAAAGTGCACTAA
- the LOC131408046 gene encoding olfactory receptor 51G1-like, which produces MPVLPSANLSFSTFLLTGFPGLEWAHHWISLPIFVGYLVALLGNATILHLVRTDSSLHQPMYYFLAILAVTDLVLCMSTLLSVLGVLWFDAQMVGLVPCVLQQHFLHSFSFMESAVLFAMAVDRLVAIQSPLHYGSVTMGPRVALAGVILGIKRAAITAAPSLHLLKFDYCHPGVLIHAYCLHQDMICLACSDTHFNRLSGLCIIMLAMGSDVLFILLSYTIILHTMLAIDSAGKRFKAFNTCVSHILAVLSLYMPVLGLSIMHRFGHHTLPLVHILMGTVSMLFPPLMNPLIYSIKT; this is translated from the coding sequence ATGCCCGTCCTACCAAGTGCCAACTTGAGCTTCTCTACATTCCTGCTGACAGGCTTCCCAGGCCTGGAATGGGCTCACCACTGGATCTCACTGCCAATTTTTGTAGGATACCTTGTGGCCCTCCTGGGCAATGCCACCATTTTGCATCTGGTACGAACTGACTCTTCTCTGCACCAGCCCATGTACTACTTTCTGGCCATCCTGGCTGTGACAGACTTGGTCCTGTGCATGTCCACACTGCTCTCAGTGTTGGGTGTACTGTGGTTTGATGCCCAGATGGTGGGCCTGGTGCCCTGTGTTCTGCAGCAGCACTTCCTACACTCCTTCTCCTTCATGGAGTCAGCTGTGCTCTTTGCTATGGCTGTGGACCGGCTGGTGGCCATCCAATCCCCACTGCATTATGGATCGGTAACCATGGGTCCTCGTGTGGCATTGGCTGGGGTTATATTGGGCATAAAGCGTGCCGCCATCACTGCTGCACCCTCATTGCACCTATTGAAATTTGACTACTGTCATCCTGGGGTACTGATCCATGCCTACTGCCTTCACCAGGACATGATCTGTCTGGCCTGTTCTGACACACATTTCAACAGACTCTCTGGGTTATGCATCATCATGCTGGCCATGGGCTCTGATGTCCTTTTCATCCTGCTCTCCTACACTATCATCCTCCACACCATGCTGGCCATTGACTCGGCAGGGAAGAGATTCAAAGCCTTTAACACTTGTGTTTCCCACATCCTGGCTGTGCTCTCCCTCTACATGCCTGTGCTAGGCCTCTCCATCATGCACAGATTTGGGCACCACACCTTGCCCCTGGTGCACATCCTTATGGGCACCGTCTCCATGCTCTTCCCACCCCTGATGAACCCTCTTATCTATAGCATCAAAACTTAG
- the LOC131408048 gene encoding olfactory receptor 51J1-like, translated as MKNSNSSLEFLPTTFILVGIPGLEAEHIWISIPFCLMYIIIFLGNGSILHVIRTDAALHQPMYLFLAMLALADVGVSASTLPTVLGIFLFGTTEISFDACLLQMFFIHSFSIMESAVLLAMSVDRFVAIHSPLHYTAILTLPRIFRTGAFIGLKSIMLMAPLPMLLRRLPFCGHNTLSHSYCLHPNLIHLPCGDISFNNIYGLFIVISTFGLDSLLIVVSYGFTLHTVLCITTGKGQRKALNTCGSHICAVLAYYVPMIGLSIVYRFGLHVSPLLHAMMASAYLFFSPVVNPIVYSIKTKEIRHGIVRMLSEKRAAI; from the coding sequence ATGAAGAACTCCAATAGCTCTTTGGAATTCTTACCTACAACGTTCATTCTGGTTGGCATCCCAGGGCTGGAGGCAGAGCACATCTGGATATCAATCCCTTTCTGCTTGATGTACATTATCATCTTCCTTGGGAATGGCAGCATTCTTCATGTCATCAGAACAGACGCTGCCCTACACCAGCCCATGTACCTCTTTCTTGCTATGTTGGCACTGGCTGACGTTGGTGTCTCTGCATCCACTCTGCCTACAGTACTAGGCATCTTTCTTTTTGGCACCACTGAGATTAGTTTTGATGCATGTCTTCTTCAGATGTTCTTcatccattctttctccattatggAATCAGCTGTGTTGCTGGCTATGTCTGTGGACCGATTTGTAGCCATCCACAGCCCATTGCACTACACAGCCATCCTAACCTTGCCCCGTATCTTTCGTACAGGGGCTTTCATTGGGTTGAAAAGCATTATGCTCATGGCCCCATTGCCCATGCTCTTAAGGCGCCTGCCCTTCTGTGGTCATAATACCCTCTCCCATTCTTATTGCCTCCACCCCAATCTTATCCATCTACCTTGTGGGGACATTTCATTCAACAATATCTATGGGCTTTTCATTGTTATCTCCACTTTTGGGCTAGATTCACTACTCATTGTGGTGTCCTATGGGTTCACACTCCACACTGTGCTGTGTATCACCACTGGGAAGGGGCAAAGGAAGGCACTCAACACATGTGGCTCACATATCTGTGCTGTGCTCGCTTACTATGTGCCTATGATTGGCTTATCTATAGTGTACCGCTTTGGACTCCATGTGTCCCCTTTGCTGCATGCTATGATGGCCAGTGCTTACCTCTTCTTTTCACCTGTTGTCAACCCCATTGTCTACAGCATTAAGACCAAGGAGATCCGTCATGGCATTGTCCGAATGCTATCAGAGAAGAGAGCTGCAATTTAG